CAATAACAAGTCCTCGATTATTTCAAAGATTGAACAGATAAATCAGGAAATAAAAGCCTTAAAGGATTCAGAAAATCCGGAAAAACTTGCGGCGGATTTGCATAATTATCTCGAACGCCCTGAATGGGTTCTCATTGACCCGGACTTGCCCATGACGGTCAAATACTCGGCGGCACATAGTATATTTAAGAAAATGATCTTTGACAGACAAAACAACCGATTAAAAATAGAATACAGGCTTGACTATTGAAAAATCAGAGACGGCAAAGAGCACGCAGCCGCTCACAATAAACTTGCTGTCACAACGCTCAGTAAGGGGGACCTGATGGTGAACTTGCCGCTTCACTGCGCTATTTGAGCCAGCGCTACTCCATGCCGTATGATAAGGTTAAGGCAGTATTGAATGACATAGGTACCGAAGAGATGGCGCACTTTGAAATGATCGGTGCGATAGTACATCAGCTTACCCGCAACCTTTCCGAAGAGGAAATCAAAAAGGGCGGATTCGCAGATTACTTTGTAGACCATACATTAGGCGTATATCCGGTATCGGCCGCCGGAAACCCCTTCACTGCGGCATATATCCAGGTCAAGGGTGACCCGATTACCGACCTGCACGAAGATATGGCTGCTGAGCAAAAGGCGCGTACAGTTTATGACAACATACTGCGCTTTGCCGAGGACCCAGACGTCCGCGACCCGATCAAATTCCTGCGGCAAAGGGAGATTGTACACTATCAGCGTTTCGGCGAAGCGCTGCGCATTGTCACCGACCATCTCAACTCAAAGAACTTCTATGCGTTCAACCCTGCATTTGACAAGTGCCAAACAAAGAAATAATCAGGACAATAAAGGTTGCAATAAAACCCCGGGGATATCGTATTTCAGATATCCCCGGGGTTTCTGGTATATTGCATTATTAAAAAACAATACTGTAACATTAAAAATATACCGATAAAGTGGTTAACATTATATAAATATTGACATATTATTATATGTAACTTATAATTAGGCCATAGTTTGGAAACAGTAGACAAATAACTGACGGCCAGGGACGGGGTATTCCCTCCCTTGATGTCAAAAGCCTTTGATTATGTCAATTTGAGAAGTTTAAAGCAATCGGGTTTTATTAAACAGTACATCCTTGGACACCTTAAATTTAGCAAGGGGTGATAAAAATGAAAAAAAGGATAATTCTAATTGCCGCTGTCGCAGCAGCAATTTTAATCTTTATATTTCTTATTCCCTTTTTAGCTGACGGTACTACGCAAAGAGGATTTATTGAAAACAATACTAAGAATAAGTGCCAGGCATCATTTATGTATTTTGACGGTGTAAAGACCAAATCATTGCGC
This DNA window, taken from [Clostridium] cellulosi, encodes the following:
- a CDS encoding hypothetical protein (High confidence in function and specificity) yields the protein MPYDKVKAVLNDIGTEEMAHFEMIGAIVHQLTRNLSEEEIKKGGFADYFVDHTLGVYPVSAAGNPFTAAYIQVKGDPITDLHEDMAAEQKARTVYDNILRFAEDPDVRDPIKFLRQREIVHYQRFGEALRIVTDHLNSKNFYAFNPAFDKCQTKK